The genomic DNA CCAATGACAGTCAAAATGCCTAATAACGGGGTCCTTGTTTGGTGGAGttgctaagtggtacagtgggtagagagccaggtctggagtcaggaagatggatctccatgaattcaaatctacactcagacacttactagctatgtgatcttgggcaagtcacttgactctgttttcttcagtttccccattaaaaaaactatcctagggaaggaaatggcaaatctctccagaatctttgccaaatgGACTCATGAAGAACAAACACAACTGAACAGGAACAAATTTTCTTGGTTGTTGCTGGTATGTATGTTTTGTAAGGGTGAATGAAAGGGGGCAGAACTgtaatttcaatatatatatatatatatatatatatatgtatatatatacgtatatatatatatatacacacacatacacacacccacacccactgTAAAAGTGTTTTGCTATTCTTCCAACACTTTAATCAATCTATGATCTCATCCAATTTGTGATGATAATAACCCATTCCTATCCTCTCTACTTCTGTGATTCTTTACCCCTGGTGTCTCAGACATTCTCCACATAGCTACCCATTATCTAGAGGCCTTTCTCAGCTTTTTACATTTTGTGACTACCAGTCCATCATTTATACTGTCTTTCTATTACTCCCTGATGGTTACATGACTGGTTCATGAACAGTTTTCCCTTTTACATTTCTTGCACATAGGTCATCAGTAGAATGTCCCCACTACTTAATTCTCATTTGCCCCAGGATTTACTGGAAAACTTTTTCAGAGACTAAGGTGTTCCAAGATTTTGAACATAAAGGATTACTGGAAGAACATTTGTGTTGAAAAGACATTTACCCTGCGTGTGCCCAGCTTAGGCTtcggagagaggaagagaatgcaaaatggaaaaaaaaggaaaggctaATATAATCTCCTCCTATCCCCAGTGTGGTCCACAGAACATTTACATCTCTTAAAATATGTgcctattttcacatttttacaaaaaaatttttatcttttattatgtaaaataaaatactgtttacTTATGTTACAAGATTAAGTCTAGATATGGCTTGAAAATATATCCCAAAGGCTACAATCAAGTATTctattttggctttgttttaatGAAGAGATGTCTAAATATAGTCTGCACCAAATTCAAAAGGTTCACCTTCAAAATTTCCTAAGGTGCAACTGAAAAGGCAACTGAACAcagtacattcttttttcaacATGGACCTATTCATATCCAAACACAACAAGGTCTAAACATGCATGGGGAGAATGCCTATTATCAATCAATCACTGCACCATTACATGAATATCAGAAAGCAATTCCTTTAGTTCTTCCCCCTTTGCTAATGCAAAACTGCCCCCTGTGACTTATCTACTTTTCAAAGTTGGGACCCTTTTGAGTGGATCAGACCCAACcttcaaacaaagcaaatgttTACTTCTCCCTGGATGAATTAAGGGATTTCTGTGTCCATTGTGTAAATCTGAATCAGGTCAGACACAATGTTATCAATGACTGGCTTGGTAAGGTCTTCACTAAAAACCTGCCACCAGGGCTTTTCTGCCTCAGAATCGGCAAGCACCTCCACTCCATAGCACTGCAAAGCAAGATAGAGCACCGCTACAGCTATGTGTTGGGCAGGATACTGAAGGCACAATGCTCCATGATAGCTATCCCGCAGCAATGCCCAGGCTGCCAGAGAGAGGGGAGTCCTCTCCCAGCTATGACGATTCATCcaattctttaaagaaatacGGTAGTGAAGCAGATATTTGTGGTGATGCTGGAAAGAGACCCGGAAATGCAAAACTCTCAACATGAGTAATTCACATTGAACAATGCTGTCCCTCAGTTCCCAGAACCAAGAGTCTAACTCCAAAGGTTCACTCTTGGGATTTAAATACCTATGAGAGACATTGATGATGTCTCTTGTTTGGAGGTGTTGCTCCTCCACTTTACCTGCCAAGTAAATGGCTGACATGGCTATTAGGTAAGGGATCTAATTTGGTCTCACAGAAAAATTTATGGGAAATAGTGCAGGCTGTGGCAATTGGAATGGATTGCATCCCTAGCTTGACACCGGCCTCCATGATGAATCGTGTCACTTTGAAGTGGACTTTGGCCTCAGAGGCTGGGTGCCCTTCTTTCCTCACTTCTTCACCCTCTGTGCTGCCCTCACTCTGTCTAGACTCTATGACTAACACCTTCACCTCAATGTACACCTGGGCCCTTGGGTTCCTTAATGCCAAACAAAAATCCAATTCAAGTCACACAAaaggacaaaatgaaacaaaagaggaAGTATACACTACTGTTATGAGGTCTTTGCATATACATAGCATGGGAACTTTAAAACAGTGAACCCATCAGCATTCACAAGATTTCCTACAGCACACCATATATCTTTAGTCATCCAGTTGCCCAAAAGGTAGAGAGAAGACAAGATTCCACTATATTTAGTGTCTTTTGGTTGATAAAGAAGCCTCTGATTTCAGAGATTATAACATTACCACTTAAGTGTTCTCTTCCAACAA from Macrotis lagotis isolate mMagLag1 chromosome 4, bilby.v1.9.chrom.fasta, whole genome shotgun sequence includes the following:
- the LOC141523002 gene encoding LOW QUALITY PROTEIN: cyclin-Q-like (The sequence of the model RefSeq protein was modified relative to this genomic sequence to represent the inferred CDS: inserted 2 bases in 1 codon) gives rise to the protein MEAGVKLGMQSIPIATACTISHKFFCETKLDXPYLIAMSAIYLAGKVEEQHLQTRDIINVSHRYLNPKSEPLELDSWFWELRDSIVQCELLMLRVLHFRVSFQHHHKYLLHYRISLKNWMNRHSWERTPLSLAAWALLRDSYHGALCLQYPAQHIAVAVLYLALQCYGVEVLADSEAEKPWWQVFSEDLTKPVIDNIVSDLIQIYTMDTEIP